The following proteins come from a genomic window of Leptospira bandrabouensis:
- a CDS encoding efflux RND transporter permease subunit: protein MLSRILEYSLKNRGFVIIFSFLLISLGLYSLSRVSLDALPDISNVIVEVNTKSGSLDPELVEKTITFFIETELSGIPGVVDIRSLSKFGLSNVVLTFEDGTDVYRARQIVMERLQNVKDRIPPWAMPELTPITTGLGEILMYSVTAKSGSKLDMLDESEKLTYLRTIQDLSIRNQIRSNVKNIAEVDTIGGYAQEIHIDLIPNKLKAQSISINEIINALDSVGDNFGGGYIEKNDEMIIARSFGSGLKLEELKKIPIRQNGLGNLVRVGDVAVVRVHGMQRLGSATHNGKEIVLGTVMMLMGSNSRETVSELKDFLDKIQLPEDVEINILSERSFLVNATIATIFKNLTEGALLVVLILFLALGNFRASIFVAIIIPLSMLFTAIGMYYFNISANLMSLGAIDFGLLVDAAIVMVENVLAKREELGDSPVSDPITFVLEASREILAPVTSGIIIVATVYVPILTLDGVEGKMFRPMAEAVLLALGGSYLITLLVIPTLCLFIVKGYIQKSKKNGRFDKIKNLYVPILLFGFKQRRFALLTAVSLFCVSCLIFFRLGGDFIPQLKEGDMMITVVRDSNISLSKSTEMQKKMETFLRGFKEVEYVFSRTGTTEVANDPMGIYMSDTFVILKKDSIDSLIREKNWNEFIERLRVRLNDEFPEDEISIGQPVEARFNELLEGSRADITFRILGNDLETLILLQNAAEENLKSIDGVGDVELDPILALRHGKVLDFKPDYDRILRYGITIQDFNNTYNAYLSGRSVGNYYENDKKFPIVVKLAEEYRESLSDLSQLPIGTLDLGAVSMREVSNYTLEKKVMTISRSNGRRYAAISINLENRDMESFVKEAKEKINSNLSIPNNYQVFWGGQFKNLEKAKSKLAIVVPVTLFAIFFLLLKSLNSYKQAILVYLSIPFATTGGIFALYLRGMNFSISAAIGFIALSGIAILNGVVKIHNINQLRKSGMSLKEAVQEAAVSRLRPVLMTALVASLGFIPMAIGEGLGAEVQMPLATVVIGGLVSSTLLTLFLLPVFYEWLEED from the coding sequence ATGTTAAGTAGAATATTAGAGTATTCGCTAAAGAATAGAGGTTTTGTAATCATTTTTTCGTTTCTGCTGATCTCTTTAGGATTGTATTCTTTGTCGAGGGTTTCTCTTGATGCATTGCCAGACATTTCTAATGTAATCGTCGAAGTGAATACAAAATCAGGTTCTTTAGATCCAGAACTGGTAGAGAAAACAATAACATTCTTTATCGAAACGGAGTTATCGGGAATTCCTGGTGTGGTAGATATTAGGTCATTGTCCAAGTTCGGATTGTCTAATGTGGTTTTGACTTTTGAAGATGGCACTGATGTTTATCGTGCTAGGCAAATCGTAATGGAACGACTTCAGAATGTAAAAGATAGAATCCCACCTTGGGCTATGCCTGAATTAACACCTATTACTACAGGGCTTGGCGAGATATTGATGTATTCTGTCACTGCAAAATCTGGCTCTAAGTTAGATATGTTAGATGAATCAGAAAAACTGACGTATCTCCGAACGATACAGGATTTAAGTATAAGAAATCAAATCAGATCTAATGTGAAAAATATTGCTGAAGTGGATACGATAGGAGGATATGCACAAGAAATACATATTGACTTAATTCCAAATAAGTTAAAAGCACAAAGCATTAGTATTAATGAGATCATTAATGCTCTTGATTCCGTTGGAGATAACTTTGGCGGAGGTTATATAGAGAAAAACGATGAAATGATCATTGCAAGATCTTTCGGAAGTGGATTGAAATTGGAAGAATTGAAAAAAATTCCAATCCGTCAGAATGGTTTAGGTAATTTAGTTCGAGTAGGTGATGTCGCCGTCGTAAGAGTTCATGGGATGCAGAGGTTAGGATCAGCAACGCATAACGGAAAAGAAATCGTTCTTGGGACAGTGATGATGTTGATGGGATCGAATAGCAGGGAAACTGTAAGTGAATTGAAAGACTTCTTGGACAAGATCCAATTGCCCGAAGATGTAGAGATCAACATATTAAGCGAAAGAAGTTTTCTTGTGAATGCTACGATTGCAACGATATTTAAAAATTTAACGGAAGGTGCACTACTTGTTGTATTGATTCTTTTTCTGGCTCTGGGAAATTTCAGGGCATCCATTTTTGTAGCAATCATCATTCCTCTTTCTATGTTGTTCACCGCAATAGGGATGTATTATTTTAACATATCTGCAAATTTAATGAGCCTGGGTGCAATTGATTTTGGGTTACTCGTTGATGCCGCGATCGTTATGGTCGAGAATGTGCTTGCGAAGAGAGAAGAGTTAGGTGATAGTCCCGTTTCTGATCCAATAACATTTGTATTGGAAGCTTCTCGGGAAATTTTGGCACCTGTCACGTCCGGTATCATTATAGTCGCAACTGTGTATGTCCCGATTCTAACTTTGGATGGAGTGGAAGGGAAGATGTTTCGTCCTATGGCAGAGGCAGTATTGTTAGCACTTGGCGGTAGTTATTTAATCACATTACTCGTTATTCCAACGTTATGTTTGTTCATAGTGAAAGGATATATCCAAAAATCTAAAAAGAACGGCAGGTTCGATAAAATTAAGAATTTATATGTTCCTATCCTACTTTTCGGATTTAAACAGAGGCGATTTGCTTTATTAACTGCAGTTTCTTTGTTCTGTGTTTCTTGCTTAATATTCTTTAGATTAGGTGGCGATTTTATTCCTCAATTGAAAGAGGGAGATATGATGATTACTGTTGTTCGGGATAGTAATATCAGTTTATCCAAATCCACCGAAATGCAGAAGAAAATGGAGACTTTTTTGCGTGGATTTAAAGAAGTTGAGTATGTGTTTTCAAGAACTGGGACTACCGAAGTTGCTAATGATCCAATGGGAATTTATATGTCGGATACTTTTGTTATCCTTAAAAAGGACTCAATCGATTCTTTGATTCGAGAAAAGAACTGGAATGAATTTATAGAAAGGTTAAGGGTTCGCTTAAATGATGAATTTCCTGAGGATGAAATATCCATTGGACAACCTGTAGAAGCAAGATTCAACGAGTTATTGGAAGGTAGTCGTGCTGATATTACTTTTCGTATTTTAGGAAACGATTTAGAGACATTAATTTTACTTCAAAACGCTGCTGAAGAGAATTTGAAATCAATCGATGGAGTAGGTGATGTTGAACTTGATCCTATTTTAGCTCTAAGGCACGGCAAAGTTTTGGATTTTAAACCTGATTATGATCGTATCCTTCGGTATGGTATCACCATTCAAGATTTCAACAATACATATAATGCATACCTAAGTGGTAGAAGTGTTGGCAACTACTATGAAAACGATAAAAAATTTCCTATTGTTGTGAAGCTTGCGGAAGAATACCGTGAGTCTCTTTCCGATTTAAGCCAATTGCCGATAGGAACGCTGGATTTGGGTGCTGTTTCTATGCGTGAGGTTTCTAATTATACTTTGGAAAAAAAAGTAATGACTATTTCTCGGAGTAACGGTAGGCGTTATGCTGCGATTTCTATTAATTTGGAAAACCGTGATATGGAGAGTTTTGTTAAAGAAGCAAAGGAGAAAATTAATTCAAACCTTAGTATTCCAAATAATTATCAGGTTTTTTGGGGAGGGCAATTTAAAAACTTAGAGAAGGCAAAGTCAAAACTTGCGATCGTTGTTCCCGTTACTTTGTTCGCTATATTTTTTCTTTTACTCAAAAGTTTAAATAGTTATAAACAAGCGATTTTGGTTTATTTAAGTATACCCTTTGCAACGACAGGCGGTATCTTCGCTCTTTATTTAAGAGGAATGAACTTTAGCATTTCAGCAGCCATTGGATTTATCGCCTTATCTGGCATTGCCATACTCAATGGAGTTGTAAAAATACATAATATAAATCAGTTACGTAAGAGCGGAATGTCTCTTAAAGAAGCTGTCCAAGAAGCTGCTGTATCGAGACTAAGACCTGTATTAATGACAGCCTTGGTTGCATCTTTAGGATTTATTCCTATGGCAATCGGTGAAGGATTAGGTGCGGAAGTGCAAATGCCGTTGGCAACTGTAGTCATAGGTGGGCTTGTTTCCTCCACCTTGTTAACGTTATTCCTACTTCCCGTGTTTTACGAATGGCTTGAGGAAGATTAA
- a CDS encoding heavy metal translocating P-type ATPase, with protein sequence MKDKYIQKAPVKSLCCAEDENEYSKVDIKRLKNESDNHEHGEDNEHDHSHPIKIFLPSIISLALLLGAIFFDNVLKPEWFKGWVRILWYLLSYTPVGLPVLKEAGINIGKGEIFSEFFLMSIATIGAFAIGEYPEGVAVMLFYAIGEVFQNIAVKRAKSSIKSLLDQRPEEVTVLRNNLQQTVKAESVTIDEIIQLKPGEKLGLDGILLSEITSFNTAALTGESKPDTKTKGDTVLAGMINLNTVAQVKVTAAYTDSKLSKILELVQNATSRKAPTELLIRKFAKIYTPIVVLLAIATCLLPYFFISDYQFNDWLYRSLVFLVISCPCALVISIPLGYFGGIGAASRNGILFKGSNFLDALASIQNLVMDKTGTMTEGVFKVQEVVFNPGFNQIEILKMVKALESHSSHPVATAIVDFVDSVSDEIFLQSVEEIPGYGLKAEVDGKQLLVGNFKLMDKFAIVYDIDPKNIVYTVIAVAYDKEFIGYITIADRIKEDAQITIDKLNLLGVKSTMLSGDKSTIVKFVAEKLGIQSAFGDLLPEDKVNKIKEIKSKGETVAFVGDGVNDAPVVALSDVGIAMGGLGSDATIETADVVIQDDKPSKIPMAINIGKQTRLIVWQNIILAFVVKGIVLILGAGGLATMWEAVFADVGVALLAILNSVRLQMKKFAIK encoded by the coding sequence ATGAAAGATAAATATATTCAGAAAGCTCCGGTTAAGTCTCTTTGTTGCGCAGAAGACGAAAACGAATACTCTAAAGTAGATATAAAAAGATTGAAAAATGAATCGGATAATCATGAACATGGCGAAGATAATGAGCATGATCATAGTCATCCGATAAAAATATTTTTGCCGAGTATCATCTCTCTAGCGTTATTACTCGGTGCTATTTTTTTCGATAATGTATTAAAGCCAGAATGGTTTAAAGGTTGGGTTAGGATTCTTTGGTATCTACTTTCTTATACTCCTGTTGGCTTGCCTGTATTGAAAGAAGCTGGCATTAATATTGGAAAAGGAGAAATTTTTTCTGAGTTCTTCTTAATGAGTATTGCTACGATCGGAGCATTTGCCATAGGCGAATATCCAGAAGGTGTTGCAGTCATGTTATTTTATGCCATTGGGGAGGTTTTTCAAAACATAGCAGTAAAAAGGGCGAAGTCTAGCATCAAGTCTTTACTTGATCAAAGACCTGAAGAAGTTACGGTGTTAAGAAATAATCTACAACAAACAGTAAAGGCAGAAAGTGTTACTATTGATGAGATTATACAACTTAAACCTGGAGAAAAGCTTGGTCTTGATGGTATATTATTGTCAGAAATAACATCGTTCAACACAGCAGCTTTAACTGGTGAAAGTAAACCTGATACTAAAACAAAAGGTGATACCGTATTGGCGGGTATGATTAACCTTAATACAGTTGCCCAAGTAAAAGTAACAGCGGCATATACTGATAGTAAACTTAGTAAGATCTTGGAGTTGGTACAAAACGCTACTTCTAGGAAAGCACCTACAGAATTACTTATTAGGAAATTCGCAAAGATTTATACACCTATTGTTGTTCTGTTAGCTATAGCAACATGTTTGCTCCCTTATTTTTTTATATCAGATTATCAATTTAACGATTGGTTGTATCGGTCTTTGGTGTTTCTAGTTATTTCTTGCCCTTGTGCATTAGTGATAAGCATTCCTTTGGGTTACTTCGGTGGCATTGGTGCAGCTAGTCGAAACGGTATCTTGTTCAAAGGTAGTAATTTTTTAGATGCTCTTGCTAGCATTCAAAACCTAGTAATGGATAAAACTGGGACAATGACAGAGGGAGTTTTTAAAGTTCAGGAAGTTGTTTTTAATCCAGGATTTAACCAAATTGAAATTCTAAAAATGGTAAAAGCTCTGGAAAGTCATAGTAGTCATCCAGTAGCAACTGCTATCGTCGACTTTGTTGACTCAGTAAGTGATGAGATTTTCTTACAGAGTGTAGAGGAAATCCCTGGATATGGGTTAAAAGCTGAGGTAGATGGAAAGCAGTTATTAGTCGGGAATTTTAAGCTGATGGATAAATTTGCCATCGTTTACGACATTGATCCGAAGAATATTGTTTATACGGTCATTGCGGTCGCTTACGATAAAGAGTTTATCGGTTATATTACCATTGCTGATCGCATAAAAGAAGATGCACAAATCACAATTGATAAGTTAAATTTGCTTGGTGTAAAATCAACAATGCTAAGTGGCGATAAAAGCACGATAGTGAAATTTGTTGCAGAAAAACTAGGCATACAGAGTGCTTTTGGGGATTTGCTTCCCGAAGATAAAGTCAACAAGATAAAGGAAATCAAATCGAAAGGAGAAACCGTAGCTTTTGTCGGAGACGGGGTTAATGATGCACCTGTTGTCGCGTTAAGTGACGTGGGTATTGCAATGGGTGGTTTAGGAAGTGATGCCACAATTGAAACTGCTGATGTAGTAATACAAGACGACAAACCAAGTAAAATACCTATGGCAATCAATATCGGGAAGCAGACAAGACTGATTGTTTGGCAAAATATCATTCTAGCTTTTGTGGTAAAAGGTATTGTACTGATCTTGGGTGCAGGTGGACTGGCAACAATGTGGGAAGCTGTTTTCGCAGATGTCGGGGTTGCACTTCTCGCGATTTTAAATTCAGTCAGATTGCAGATGAAAAAATTCGCAATTAAATAG
- a CDS encoding methyltransferase family protein: MLLETVFVGILFIIYLVLWKTKRMIQKKRTGKDPEVIGQSKSNLQALMNILFKAITYYVILIIGIHTFKLNFYGLNVPFNLLIGIEWDFTGFVVGLVGLSFCLYAQIKMKNSWRVGIDENSKEELITDGIFRLVRNPTYLGLFLLNFGVWIIWPTHLVFYLNIVFVLLFEIQVRCEEDFLENVYGEDYKLYKEKSYRYLPFLY, encoded by the coding sequence ATGTTATTAGAAACCGTTTTTGTTGGAATTTTATTTATAATTTATTTAGTTTTATGGAAAACTAAAAGAATGATTCAGAAAAAAAGAACTGGAAAAGATCCAGAAGTCATTGGGCAATCGAAATCGAATTTGCAAGCCTTAATGAATATTCTTTTTAAAGCGATAACTTATTATGTAATACTGATAATCGGAATTCATACTTTTAAACTAAATTTCTATGGGTTAAATGTTCCATTCAATCTGTTGATTGGAATCGAATGGGATTTTACGGGTTTTGTTGTTGGGTTGGTTGGACTTTCTTTTTGTTTGTATGCACAAATAAAAATGAAAAATTCTTGGCGAGTCGGTATAGATGAGAATTCGAAAGAGGAATTGATTACTGATGGTATCTTTCGTTTAGTAAGAAATCCTACGTATCTAGGATTGTTTCTTCTGAATTTTGGTGTTTGGATTATTTGGCCGACTCACTTAGTTTTTTATTTAAACATTGTTTTTGTTTTGTTATTTGAAATACAAGTTCGCTGCGAGGAAGATTTTCTAGAAAATGTGTATGGAGAGGACTATAAGTTATACAAAGAAAAATCATATAGATACCTTCCTTTCTTATATTAG
- a CDS encoding SDR family oxidoreductase, producing the protein MKASKERIALVTGANRGIGKQVSIDLAKQGIYVLIGARNPGEAEDTLAAVKAVGKGEILSLDVSKEQSISEALDTITGSFGKLDILVNNAGIFADPGSFFDTSSEDLHRTLLVNLYGPLRLIQTFLPMMIQNDYGRIVNVSSGMGQLSDMGGGYPAYRISKTAINALTSLSSVEAAGKNIKINSVCPGWVKTDMGGASATRPVEKGAETIVWAATLPDSGPTGKFFRDKKEIGW; encoded by the coding sequence ATGAAAGCATCCAAGGAACGCATCGCACTTGTCACAGGGGCCAACCGAGGGATAGGGAAACAAGTCTCCATTGATCTGGCAAAACAAGGAATCTATGTTCTCATTGGTGCCAGAAATCCTGGAGAGGCCGAAGATACTTTAGCGGCAGTGAAAGCAGTGGGAAAAGGAGAAATCCTCTCTCTGGATGTTTCCAAAGAACAAAGTATCAGTGAGGCCCTTGACACTATCACAGGAAGTTTCGGTAAATTGGATATCCTTGTGAACAATGCCGGGATCTTTGCCGATCCAGGTTCCTTCTTTGATACCTCAAGCGAAGATTTACATCGAACTCTACTTGTAAATTTATACGGCCCACTCCGTTTGATCCAAACATTTCTGCCAATGATGATACAAAATGATTACGGTCGTATAGTGAATGTTAGCTCAGGGATGGGACAACTATCCGATATGGGTGGTGGCTATCCCGCTTACCGCATTTCCAAAACAGCAATCAATGCACTCACAAGTCTATCGAGTGTTGAGGCCGCAGGTAAAAACATCAAAATCAATTCTGTTTGTCCTGGTTGGGTAAAAACCGATATGGGGGGAGCGAGTGCCACAAGGCCTGTGGAGAAAGGGGCAGAAACCATTGTATGGGCGGCCACTTTACCTGATAGTGGACCGACTGGAAAGTTCTTTCGGGATAAGAAGGAGATTGGTTGGTAG
- a CDS encoding alpha/beta hydrolase: protein MPRVFLSLQESKSNVLFSICMAKSCSLFHNLRQLSAVLLITVSFVLISCAGRPKYEPKANLSYANFEVYFQEKLAESKRKNHRPGNEERYISFGKKTPLAFLYIHGFGASRAEGEEVMEKLAKKFKANTYLLRLPGHGTNKEDQRDQNFNNYLDASREALYMMQSQGDRVVVFGSSMGGLLATWLASEYPEEVDGLVLANPFYAPVDGSLNILNYPGGLTFIHLLKGKVRSSSHNNNPKVLPERNNFWYPEQYFSALVGVNDLKNYAAVPAVFRKVTSPALLLYYYKNEKEQDPTASVPKMLEGYTNFGLDKTPNPLNRKVAVENGMHVLMSKWVITDKTFIEAQTEKWLTELSKSK from the coding sequence GTGCCAAGGGTTTTTCTCTCTTTACAAGAAAGCAAATCCAATGTATTATTTTCCATTTGTATGGCTAAATCGTGTTCTTTATTCCACAACCTTCGACAGCTGTCTGCTGTTCTCCTCATCACCGTTTCCTTTGTTTTAATTTCCTGTGCGGGTCGTCCCAAATATGAACCAAAAGCAAATTTAAGTTATGCGAACTTTGAAGTTTACTTTCAAGAGAAGTTAGCCGAAAGCAAACGCAAAAACCATAGACCAGGAAACGAAGAACGTTACATCAGTTTCGGTAAAAAAACTCCCTTAGCATTTTTATACATTCATGGGTTTGGTGCTTCTCGTGCAGAAGGTGAAGAGGTAATGGAAAAATTGGCTAAAAAATTTAAAGCCAATACCTATCTACTCCGTTTGCCGGGGCACGGAACCAACAAAGAAGACCAAAGAGATCAAAACTTTAATAACTATCTAGATGCATCTCGTGAAGCTTTATACATGATGCAATCGCAAGGAGATCGTGTGGTTGTGTTTGGAAGTTCGATGGGAGGACTCCTTGCCACTTGGCTTGCTTCTGAATATCCCGAAGAAGTGGATGGTCTTGTTTTAGCAAATCCATTCTATGCACCTGTGGATGGAAGTTTGAATATACTCAACTATCCTGGTGGACTGACCTTCATTCATTTACTGAAAGGAAAAGTTAGATCCTCTTCCCACAATAACAATCCTAAGGTGTTACCAGAACGAAACAATTTTTGGTATCCGGAACAATACTTTTCAGCTCTTGTGGGTGTGAATGATTTAAAAAACTATGCAGCAGTACCTGCGGTATTTCGTAAGGTAACTTCACCCGCCTTACTTTTGTACTACTATAAAAACGAAAAAGAACAAGATCCAACAGCGAGTGTTCCAAAAATGTTAGAAGGATATACCAACTTTGGGTTAGATAAAACTCCAAATCCACTCAACCGAAAGGTAGCCGTGGAAAATGGAATGCATGTTCTAATGTCGAAATGGGTGATCACTGACAAAACATTTATTGAGGCACAAACTGAAAAATGGCTCACAGAACTATCTAAGTCCAAGTAA
- a CDS encoding acyl-CoA dehydrogenase family protein, translated as MYSQFTEQQLEIRDLVRNFVKKEIPHEVALHWDEKNQHPTELINKMRSELGINGLVIPEEYGGWGLGAIEQCLAIEELSRGCLGIALGFAYTGLGILPILKGATHEQKLKWLPDIAEGKFGVSFCLSEPGAGSDVPGMTTRAEKKGDKWIINGAKQWITGASDAQAFTVFAYTDKNRGTRGVSCFYVPRNAKGLTVGKKEDKLGIRASSTHQVIFEDCEVGEDALVGKENLGFVYALQTLNASRPFVAVMGVGVAQAALDHAARYAREREQFGVKIGTFQAVQHMLADMSIKVETAREITYKAARLSDANDPNLPKYSAIAKAYASECAVQCATDAVQIFGGYGYTKEYPVEKLMRDSKILTIFEGTTQIQKNEIAAYVIKEAASKKD; from the coding sequence ATGTATAGCCAATTCACAGAGCAACAACTTGAAATCAGAGATTTAGTTCGTAACTTCGTCAAAAAAGAAATCCCGCATGAAGTAGCCTTGCACTGGGATGAGAAAAACCAACACCCAACGGAACTCATCAATAAAATGCGTTCGGAACTAGGAATTAACGGTCTTGTCATTCCTGAAGAATACGGTGGATGGGGACTTGGTGCGATCGAACAGTGTTTAGCCATCGAGGAGCTTTCTCGTGGATGCCTTGGAATCGCATTAGGATTTGCTTACACTGGTCTTGGAATCCTTCCAATTCTAAAAGGTGCGACTCACGAACAAAAACTCAAATGGCTTCCAGACATTGCTGAAGGTAAGTTCGGAGTTTCTTTCTGTTTGTCAGAACCAGGTGCTGGATCTGACGTTCCAGGAATGACGACTCGTGCTGAGAAAAAAGGCGACAAATGGATCATCAACGGTGCAAAACAATGGATCACCGGAGCCTCTGATGCACAAGCCTTTACTGTATTTGCTTATACTGATAAAAACCGTGGAACACGTGGTGTTTCATGTTTCTACGTTCCACGTAACGCAAAAGGTCTTACTGTTGGTAAAAAAGAAGATAAACTCGGAATTAGAGCATCTTCTACTCACCAAGTGATCTTTGAAGATTGTGAAGTAGGTGAAGATGCACTCGTAGGAAAAGAAAATCTAGGTTTCGTTTACGCTCTCCAAACTTTGAATGCTTCTCGTCCATTCGTAGCAGTTATGGGTGTGGGTGTGGCGCAAGCAGCACTTGACCATGCAGCTCGTTACGCTCGTGAGAGAGAACAGTTCGGTGTTAAAATCGGAACTTTCCAAGCAGTGCAACACATGTTAGCTGATATGTCTATCAAAGTAGAAACTGCAAGAGAAATCACTTACAAAGCAGCTCGTCTTTCTGATGCAAACGATCCTAACCTTCCAAAATACTCTGCGATTGCAAAAGCATACGCTTCTGAATGTGCGGTTCAGTGTGCTACTGACGCCGTTCAAATTTTTGGTGGATACGGATACACAAAAGAGTATCCAGTTGAGAAGTTAATGAGAGATTCTAAAATCCTCACAATCTTCGAAGGAACCACTCAAATCCAAAAGAACGAAATTGCAGCTTACGTAATTAAAGAAGCAGCTTCTAAAAAAGACTAA
- a CDS encoding GNAT family N-acetyltransferase encodes MNQNFTIRVVETQDPNSQLCLDHLWEEIQNRYGFQAPNPMNFHDFLPPKGRFFIAEHNETKEVLGSAAYTKFNNAQCELDAVFVFSQFRKKNVAKSLLSEIEKQARSDHYSSMVLRAGAPQPEALALYKNFGFKEIHAFGKWVSDPTAICFEKKIT; translated from the coding sequence ATGAATCAAAATTTCACAATTCGAGTGGTCGAAACCCAAGATCCAAACTCGCAACTTTGTTTGGATCATCTTTGGGAAGAAATCCAAAATCGTTATGGATTCCAAGCGCCCAATCCAATGAACTTCCATGATTTTTTACCACCAAAGGGTAGATTCTTCATCGCAGAACATAATGAAACAAAGGAAGTTTTAGGATCAGCCGCATATACAAAATTCAATAACGCTCAGTGTGAGTTGGACGCAGTGTTTGTATTTTCCCAGTTTCGGAAAAAAAATGTCGCCAAGTCATTGTTAAGTGAAATAGAAAAACAAGCACGAAGCGATCATTATTCTTCTATGGTCCTACGGGCAGGTGCCCCCCAGCCAGAAGCTCTTGCATTATACAAAAACTTTGGATTTAAAGAAATTCACGCATTTGGTAAATGGGTTTCAGATCCTACCGCCATTTGTTTTGAGAAAAAAATAACTTAA
- a CDS encoding YHYH protein: MFQKTLSFAFAFIFTIQCARDKKDTDFTSLALLALLNSSSCTTTFGAGVPEWIQTSFTCVTVSVSGSNYVFKFNSVPTYKSIYWGSSSANYETTMYANSGQTNAANPNLIKSQNYTLTVPMNNTDTTATTSGFGMIGVSTNGIAIYNDQAAPGDSLSTEYYTFDSAQGHPTNTGAYHYHVEPPKISNNDSKLVGIAKDGYLIFGKKHDSTTANLTTGFTLGDANSSTKCTDAANNASVPTTWSGASNYNTSKTAGTARHYHVNNGTEVNGIILSGKLIGQGGSTN; this comes from the coding sequence ATGTTTCAAAAAACACTCTCTTTCGCTTTCGCCTTTATCTTCACAATCCAATGCGCACGTGATAAAAAAGATACGGATTTTACTTCGTTAGCACTTCTTGCGTTACTGAACAGTTCGTCTTGTACTACAACCTTTGGGGCAGGAGTGCCTGAGTGGATTCAAACTAGTTTCACTTGTGTTACTGTGTCTGTCAGCGGATCTAATTATGTATTTAAGTTTAATTCAGTTCCTACTTATAAGAGCATTTATTGGGGTTCTTCAAGTGCGAATTACGAAACGACTATGTATGCGAATTCAGGACAAACAAATGCTGCAAATCCTAATTTAATCAAATCACAAAACTATACCTTAACGGTTCCTATGAACAATACTGATACAACAGCAACCACTTCCGGATTCGGAATGATTGGAGTTTCCACCAATGGAATTGCCATTTATAATGACCAAGCTGCTCCCGGTGATTCCCTCTCTACAGAATATTATACATTTGATTCTGCCCAAGGACATCCAACCAATACTGGAGCTTATCATTATCATGTAGAACCACCAAAAATTTCGAATAACGATAGTAAGTTGGTTGGAATTGCCAAAGACGGGTATCTGATTTTTGGGAAAAAACACGATTCGACCACAGCGAATTTAACCACTGGATTTACTTTAGGTGATGCCAATAGTAGTACAAAGTGTACGGATGCTGCTAATAATGCATCAGTGCCTACCACTTGGTCGGGAGCCAGTAATTACAATACGTCTAAAACCGCCGGAACTGCTCGACATTATCATGTGAATAATGGAACTGAGGTCAATGGAATTATTCTTTCTGGTAAACTCATCGGTCAAGGTGGCTCCACAAACTAA
- a CDS encoding toxin-antitoxin system YwqK family antitoxin: MELIKLRSIFLFSIFITSLVHCGEVVMDHDPDLSLGLESIYYYKGQKFSGKMKSIHPNGTVRITTFLNGLEDGLTSDTYPNGQISAEYFYKQGKRIGTHRGWYEDGKARFQFSYIDDLADGDHWEWYESGKVFRYAKFNKGLNVGTKVWRKDGKIYSNYTYSPERLYGVVGSKLCFKLKGDETNQKTVINP, encoded by the coding sequence ATGGAATTAATCAAATTAAGATCGATTTTTCTATTTTCGATTTTTATCACCTCTCTGGTTCATTGTGGAGAGGTGGTGATGGATCATGATCCAGATTTGAGTCTTGGATTAGAAAGTATCTACTATTATAAAGGTCAGAAATTTTCAGGAAAAATGAAATCAATCCATCCAAATGGAACTGTGCGGATCACTACTTTTTTGAACGGGTTAGAAGATGGGTTAACTTCGGATACCTATCCAAACGGCCAAATCAGCGCTGAATATTTTTACAAACAAGGGAAACGTATAGGAACTCATCGAGGTTGGTATGAGGATGGCAAAGCTAGATTCCAATTTTCCTATATTGACGACTTGGCCGATGGAGACCATTGGGAATGGTACGAAAGTGGAAAGGTTTTTCGATACGCCAAATTTAACAAAGGTTTAAATGTCGGAACAAAAGTTTGGCGTAAAGATGGTAAGATTTATTCCAATTATACTTATTCTCCTGAAAGATTGTATGGAGTTGTTGGATCAAAATTATGTTTTAAATTAAAAGGTGATGAGACCAATCAAAAAACAGTAATCAATCCATGA